One segment of Primulina tabacum isolate GXHZ01 chromosome 6, ASM2559414v2, whole genome shotgun sequence DNA contains the following:
- the LOC142550157 gene encoding uncharacterized protein LOC142550157, producing the protein MPPRRVVDHEAREEDREARNEERANTTPPPPDMQAQMLAGMTQFAGNKATANAGARPRLEAVEFSGSTDPMVAEGWIKFIEVIFDYMEMQDADRVRCAIFLLADDARRWWDSASVAINLPTLSRTGFKEVFFAKYFTEEVRSRLIRDFMSLRQGDNSVADFVRKFERGCYFVPLIANDAQSKLRHFMDGLRPILRRDVRVADPTTYAIAVSRALAPEQDLRDIEADRQGKRPY; encoded by the coding sequence atgcctcctagacgtgtggttGACCATGAAGCGAGGgaagaggacagagaggcccgAAATGAGGAGAGGGCCAATACTACACCTCCACCTCCggatatgcaggctcagatgctcGCTGGTATGacgcagtttgcggggaacaaggCTACAGCAAATGCAGGGGCAAGGCCTAGACTAGAGGCGGTTGAGTTTTCGGgatctactgacccgatggtggcagagggatggattaagttcATCGAAGTGATTTTTGACTACATGGAGATGCAGGATGCAGACCGAGTCCGTTGTGCCATATTCCTTTTAGCAGACGATGCCAGACGTTGGTGGGACAGTGCATCAGTGGCAATTAATTTGCCGACTTTGTCTAGGACTGGATTCAAGGAAGTGTTCttcgccaagtacttcactgaagaagtacgatcccgTCTTATCAGAGATTTCATGTCGCTTCGACAGGGAGACAACAGCGTAgcagacttcgtcaggaagttcgagaggggttgttACTTTGTGCCCCTCATAGCTAATGATGCACAGAGTAAGCtgaggcacttcatggatgggttgcggccgatatTGCGCCGTGACGTTCGAGTTGCTGATCCAACTACTTACGCAATTGCCGTGTCAAGAGCATTGGCACCAGAGCAAGATCTGAGGGATATAgaggctgacaggcagggcaagaggccctattaG